The proteins below come from a single Planctomycetaceae bacterium genomic window:
- a CDS encoding ADP-ribosylglycohydrolase family protein — MNSSDINGCLIGTAVGDALGLPYEGLSARRAMKVFGPPTRHRLLFRRGMVSDDTEHTLIVAESLIESGGDTKRFERAFAKRLRRWFLSLPAGMGMATAKACLKLLVGVSAKRSGVFSAGNGPAMRSAILGVFADDIQQLSEFVRITTRITHTDPKAEMGAFAIALAAHLAKSGRLIKPQEYLSQLREHLPPDGSAEFLTVMERATEYAEKGCDTKDLASDMGLVKGVGGFVYHCVPVAVHCWLSHQTDFRAAMETIISCGGDTDTNAAMVGGIIGASSAGDSIPVEWIDSLILYPMSIESIGKLAQELNNTRESGEAGAPKSPLWVSTFARNVFFLAVVLFHGFRRLLPPY, encoded by the coding sequence ATGAACAGTTCAGACATCAATGGATGCCTCATTGGAACGGCAGTTGGTGACGCCTTGGGGCTGCCCTATGAAGGACTTTCTGCTCGCCGAGCGATGAAAGTGTTTGGCCCTCCGACACGTCATCGCCTCCTGTTTCGGCGCGGAATGGTCTCCGATGACACCGAACACACATTAATTGTTGCAGAGTCGCTGATCGAATCGGGGGGAGACACGAAACGATTTGAGAGAGCATTCGCCAAGCGTCTGAGACGCTGGTTTTTGTCACTTCCTGCGGGCATGGGGATGGCAACGGCAAAGGCTTGTCTCAAGCTGCTTGTCGGTGTGTCGGCGAAGAGATCCGGCGTTTTCTCTGCCGGGAATGGACCGGCAATGCGAAGTGCGATTCTGGGAGTCTTTGCTGACGATATTCAGCAGCTTTCCGAGTTCGTGCGAATCACGACCAGAATCACCCATACTGATCCCAAAGCCGAAATGGGTGCTTTCGCCATCGCACTCGCAGCGCACCTTGCAAAGTCGGGACGCTTGATTAAACCACAGGAATACTTGTCGCAACTGCGTGAACACCTGCCACCAGATGGTTCAGCGGAGTTTCTCACGGTGATGGAACGTGCCACGGAATATGCTGAGAAGGGGTGTGACACGAAGGATTTGGCGAGTGACATGGGGCTTGTAAAGGGCGTCGGTGGTTTCGTCTACCACTGCGTTCCGGTCGCCGTTCATTGCTGGCTGTCGCACCAAACCGATTTCCGTGCAGCCATGGAGACAATCATTTCCTGCGGCGGCGATACGGATACCAATGCAGCCATGGTCGGTGGAATCATCGGAGCATCTTCTGCGGGTGACTCGATTCCTGTTGAATGGATCGACAGCTTGATTCTGTATCCCATGTCAATTGAGTCAATTGGCAAACTGGCCCAGGAACTGAACAACACAAGGGAATCCGGGGAAGCTGGCGCACCAAAATCGCCACTGTGGGTCTCCACATTTGCGAGAAACGTGTTCTTTCTCGCTGTTGTCCTGTTTCACGGATTTCGCAGACTTCTCCCTCCGTACTGA
- a CDS encoding CbiX/SirB N-terminal domain-containing protein: MSRELADSSVRTGVIIVDHGSRRQSSNDMLLKAAEAFAAQSPYSIVEPAHMELAEPDIATAFSRCVERGAHRVIVFPYFLSTGRHWKEDIPRMVRDAARNHPDTEWLVTAPFALHPDLLQIINDRIEDCLQRALGTTVDEHCDACEDGQQCRLFRSAD; the protein is encoded by the coding sequence GTGTCCCGCGAATTGGCGGATTCCTCAGTACGCACGGGCGTGATCATCGTCGACCACGGCTCACGCCGGCAAAGCAGCAATGACATGCTGCTGAAAGCGGCGGAAGCGTTTGCTGCTCAGTCGCCGTATTCGATTGTTGAGCCCGCTCATATGGAACTGGCGGAACCAGACATCGCCACCGCTTTCTCCAGATGTGTTGAACGAGGAGCCCACCGAGTCATCGTGTTCCCCTATTTCCTGTCGACCGGCAGGCACTGGAAGGAAGACATTCCGCGCATGGTCCGCGACGCCGCGCGAAACCATCCCGACACCGAATGGCTGGTGACCGCTCCCTTCGCGCTGCATCCTGATCTGCTGCAAATCATCAATGACCGCATCGAAGACTGTCTGCAGCGCGCTTTGGGCACAACGGTCGACGAACACTGCGACGCCTGTGAGGACGGTCAGCAGTGCCGGCTGTTCCGCAGCGCCGATTGA
- a CDS encoding NUDIX domain-containing protein gives MTKVAIAVVESAGHVLVGTRPNGVPLAGKAEFPGGKCQPDETTRSCAVRECREETGLMVIPREHLVTTTREYEHGTVELDFWRCALSPDVADLSAPAEPFRWVPFSDLRYLDFPDANRKVLDLLLEQSSPRPEPDVELSRMIDQLTGAFRNARRPEHFTDYSHCDECAQHDRLLQSIDRDDLRLKHVGNPGWDPITFVSDDAYRYLLPGLARVMTRNPEQYFQEFLLHLRPERFAALSGDERRAVVGFLEGYRNRMARQITAQHGEWGTLFPRPQADSPLAEVDAWLSRFRCFEKG, from the coding sequence GTGACCAAAGTCGCAATTGCCGTGGTTGAATCGGCTGGACACGTGCTGGTCGGCACTCGCCCAAACGGCGTACCTCTGGCCGGAAAGGCGGAGTTCCCCGGCGGCAAATGTCAGCCGGACGAAACCACACGTTCGTGCGCCGTCCGCGAATGCCGTGAAGAAACCGGGCTGATGGTCATTCCGCGCGAACACCTGGTCACGACGACTCGCGAGTACGAACACGGCACCGTGGAACTCGACTTCTGGCGCTGTGCGCTGAGCCCCGATGTTGCGGACCTGTCAGCACCCGCTGAACCGTTTCGGTGGGTCCCGTTCAGCGACCTGCGGTACCTGGACTTTCCGGACGCCAATCGGAAGGTGCTGGATCTGCTGCTGGAACAATCGTCCCCGCGACCGGAGCCCGACGTTGAACTGTCGAGAATGATCGATCAACTGACCGGTGCCTTCCGAAACGCTCGCAGGCCGGAGCACTTCACTGACTACTCACACTGCGACGAATGCGCTCAGCACGACCGATTGCTGCAGTCGATCGATCGCGACGATCTGCGGTTGAAGCACGTTGGAAACCCCGGCTGGGATCCGATCACGTTTGTCAGCGACGACGCCTATCGTTATCTGCTGCCGGGGCTGGCGCGAGTCATGACGCGCAATCCGGAACAGTACTTTCAGGAATTCCTGCTGCATCTGCGCCCGGAACGATTCGCCGCGCTCTCCGGCGATGAGCGTAGGGCGGTTGTCGGGTTTCTCGAAGGCTATCGAAATCGGATGGCTCGGCAGATAACTGCTCAGCACGGCGAATGGGGCACTCTGTTTCCCAGGCCTCAGGCGGACAGCCCGCTGGCGGAAGTTGACGCCTGGCTGTCGAGATTCCGGTGTTTCGAAAAGGGTTGA
- a CDS encoding nucleotidyltransferase domain-containing protein: MGNSSFASTQWKFFQKEDRPRVKPLLYVYRVLLTGIHLMRTGEVQANLAHLNESFKLPYLPDLIERKISGTEKGTPDQADLAFHEREYKRLRTELEEAFVQSNLPEQPSGATALNDLLVRLRMGTVQ, from the coding sequence ATGGGGAATTCCAGTTTCGCCTCGACGCAGTGGAAGTTTTTTCAGAAGGAAGACCGTCCGAGAGTGAAACCGCTGCTGTACGTCTACCGAGTTCTGCTCACCGGAATTCACCTAATGCGAACAGGCGAGGTCCAGGCGAATCTGGCACATTTGAATGAGTCGTTCAAGCTGCCATACTTGCCTGACTTGATTGAGCGGAAGATCAGTGGCACGGAGAAAGGCACGCCGGATCAGGCCGACCTAGCGTTTCATGAACGGGAATACAAGCGATTGCGGACTGAGCTTGAAGAAGCCTTTGTGCAAAGCAACCTCCCCGAACAACCGAGTGGTGCAACGGCATTGAACGACTTGCTCGTGCGGCTTCGAATGGGGACCGTGCAATGA
- a CDS encoding putative metal-dependent hydrolase, which produces MPDHPAGPFAAVDEYSESDKVRLTDAIRQAPAALRNAVAGLSNSQLDTPYHNWTIRQITHHLADSHLHSVIRFKWALTEDNPTIKAYEEADWVQLADCRCGDVGPALELLHGLHAKWVQILESMTADQYARTFLHPQTGETVSLWKALNYYAWHSRHHAAQIVWLCEHGGWK; this is translated from the coding sequence GTGCCTGATCATCCTGCCGGTCCGTTTGCTGCGGTTGATGAATATTCCGAATCGGACAAAGTTCGGCTCACCGATGCCATTCGCCAGGCGCCGGCCGCGCTGAGGAATGCGGTCGCGGGGCTCAGCAATTCGCAGCTCGACACGCCCTACCACAACTGGACGATTCGACAGATCACGCATCACCTGGCCGACAGCCACCTGCACAGCGTGATTCGTTTCAAGTGGGCTCTGACCGAAGACAACCCCACCATCAAGGCGTATGAGGAAGCCGATTGGGTGCAACTGGCCGACTGCCGATGCGGAGACGTCGGCCCGGCCCTGGAATTGCTGCACGGCCTGCACGCGAAGTGGGTTCAGATTTTGGAATCCATGACTGCCGACCAATACGCCAGGACGTTCCTGCATCCTCAGACGGGAGAAACCGTCAGCCTCTGGAAGGCACTGAACTACTACGCCTGGCATTCCCGGCACCACGCGGCACAGATCGTCTGGCTTTGTGAACACGGCGGCTGGAAGTGA
- a CDS encoding enoyl-ACP reductase, translating to MGLFEGKKGLVLGIANNFSIAWAITERLHQEGAVMGFTHLPDGDRPKNEKKVRKLVDPIGAKFVMPCDVCNDDHIAAVMDATASEFGRIDFLLHSIAFAPPEDLTGPTYACSRKGFSLAMEISAYSLLAVAGAAKKKGILSDSASILTLSYFGGEEVIPGYNLMGICKAALECGVRYLASELGPDGTRVNAISAGPVKTVSAQGVGDFDQMLALYDHMSAMRRNITADEVGKSGMFLLSDLASGITAEVMHVDCGFSKMGAPPADFADQLRKTSG from the coding sequence ATGGGATTGTTCGAAGGAAAAAAGGGACTGGTGCTGGGCATCGCCAACAACTTCTCCATTGCGTGGGCGATCACGGAGCGACTGCATCAGGAAGGCGCGGTCATGGGTTTCACGCATCTGCCGGACGGCGACCGGCCCAAAAATGAAAAGAAGGTTCGCAAGCTGGTCGATCCGATCGGGGCGAAGTTTGTCATGCCGTGCGATGTCTGCAACGACGATCACATCGCCGCCGTGATGGACGCCACCGCATCGGAATTCGGCAGGATTGACTTTCTTCTTCACAGCATCGCCTTTGCGCCGCCGGAAGATCTGACGGGACCGACGTATGCCTGCAGCCGAAAGGGCTTCAGCCTGGCGATGGAAATCAGTGCCTATAGCCTGCTGGCGGTGGCGGGTGCCGCGAAGAAGAAGGGCATCCTGAGCGACAGCGCCAGCATCCTGACTCTGTCGTACTTCGGCGGAGAGGAAGTGATTCCCGGATACAATCTGATGGGAATCTGCAAAGCCGCGCTGGAATGCGGCGTGCGGTATCTGGCCAGCGAACTCGGCCCGGACGGAACACGCGTCAACGCCATCAGCGCCGGGCCGGTCAAGACCGTCAGTGCTCAGGGAGTCGGCGACTTTGATCAGATGCTGGCGCTGTACGACCATATGTCGGCGATGCGTCGAAACATCACGGCGGACGAAGTCGGCAAGTCCGGGATGTTTCTGCTGAGCGATCTGGCCAGCGGGATCACTGCGGAAGTCATGCACGTGGACTGTGGATTCAGCAAGATGGGAGCACCTCCGGCGGACTTCGCCGATCAGCTTCGAAAGACCTCCGGATAG
- a CDS encoding PA0069 family radical SAM protein: MRHGSNIDPPNRFEKVRHEPDRGHLEWDQEHLKTLTNRKVEYIDDASRSIVSENNSPDIPFRYSINPYRGCVHSCAYCYARPGHEYLGFNAGLDFETKIVVKRDAGLFREFLARDSWKPEPITFSGVTDCYQPAEREFQLTRQCLEVALECRQPVSIITKNALVLRDLDLLQPLAADQLVQVFLSVTTLDPELARDMEPRTSIPAARLRAVRMLTDAGIPTGVMTAPIIPGLNDSEIPRILEAAKAAGAITAGYILLRLPLTVEPVFIEWLQRTQNRHAEKVLGRIRDTRAAAT; this comes from the coding sequence ATGCGTCATGGTTCCAACATCGATCCTCCAAATCGCTTCGAGAAGGTTCGCCACGAACCAGATCGCGGACATTTGGAATGGGATCAGGAACATCTGAAAACGCTGACCAACCGCAAAGTGGAATACATCGACGACGCCTCACGCAGCATTGTCTCTGAAAACAACTCGCCCGACATTCCGTTTCGCTACAGCATCAATCCCTATCGCGGCTGCGTCCATTCCTGCGCGTATTGTTATGCGAGGCCGGGGCATGAATACCTTGGGTTCAATGCCGGACTGGATTTCGAAACGAAGATCGTCGTCAAACGTGATGCGGGACTGTTCCGGGAGTTCCTGGCGCGGGATTCGTGGAAGCCGGAACCAATCACGTTCTCGGGTGTGACCGATTGTTACCAGCCGGCGGAGCGGGAGTTTCAACTCACGCGACAGTGTCTGGAAGTGGCCCTGGAGTGCCGCCAGCCGGTCAGCATCATCACGAAGAACGCGTTGGTGCTGCGAGATCTCGATCTGCTGCAGCCGCTGGCCGCCGACCAGCTTGTGCAAGTGTTCCTGTCGGTCACAACGCTGGATCCCGAACTGGCTCGCGACATGGAGCCTCGCACAAGCATCCCCGCGGCGCGACTGCGGGCTGTTCGGATGCTCACAGATGCCGGCATTCCGACGGGAGTCATGACAGCACCGATCATTCCGGGGCTGAACGATTCAGAGATTCCGCGGATTCTTGAAGCAGCGAAGGCGGCCGGTGCGATCACCGCCGGTTACATCCTGCTGCGGCTGCCGCTGACCGTTGAGCCTGTGTTTATAGAATGGCTGCAGCGCACTCAGAATCGCCACGCCGAAAAGGTTCTCGGCCGAATCCGCGACACGCGCGCGGCGGCGACCTGA
- a CDS encoding endonuclease/exonuclease/phosphatase family protein encodes MSKLRPVTVLLLAVGAALLADSNGVAAEPLRVMSFNIRYGSARDGENHWDKRHDLVAETIRDFDPDLLGTQETLRFQGSFLQQQFPEHTYVGWSRESNPDGEQCGLMFRTKRFELVDSGQFWLSETPDEKFSKSWDSSLPRVATWVRLRQNSDGAELLFLNTHFDHIGQVARLESAKLLRKFVESQPAELPVIITGDFNTAEKSEPYNELIASERLDDTRRKKHPIAEAEEGTFNGFRGTTDGARIDWILASPGYSVVSADIVRTNRDGRYPSDHFPVTALLQGSDRVAAVAPVRLQDFFCQRRNAAGERGFVRIVRTAASGPIWRREDGKVRSSAAAFFRPVRVSAGTRETCG; translated from the coding sequence ATGAGCAAACTTCGTCCCGTTACTGTCCTGTTGCTGGCAGTCGGCGCGGCGCTGCTGGCGGACTCAAACGGCGTCGCCGCGGAACCGCTGCGCGTCATGAGCTTCAACATCCGCTACGGATCAGCCCGTGACGGCGAAAACCACTGGGACAAGCGCCACGACCTGGTTGCGGAGACCATCCGCGACTTCGACCCCGATCTGCTGGGAACGCAGGAGACGCTGCGGTTTCAGGGTTCCTTCCTGCAGCAGCAATTCCCCGAACACACCTACGTCGGCTGGTCGCGAGAGTCCAACCCGGACGGCGAACAGTGCGGACTGATGTTCCGGACCAAACGCTTCGAACTGGTTGATTCCGGCCAGTTCTGGCTCAGCGAAACGCCGGACGAGAAGTTCAGCAAGAGCTGGGATTCTTCCCTGCCGCGCGTCGCAACCTGGGTCCGGCTGCGGCAGAATTCGGACGGCGCCGAATTGCTCTTCCTGAACACTCACTTCGACCACATCGGTCAGGTCGCGCGTCTGGAATCCGCGAAGCTGCTGCGCAAGTTCGTGGAATCGCAGCCCGCGGAATTGCCCGTCATCATCACCGGCGACTTCAATACCGCAGAGAAATCGGAGCCGTACAACGAACTGATTGCCTCAGAACGGCTCGACGACACACGACGAAAGAAGCACCCGATCGCGGAAGCGGAAGAGGGCACGTTCAACGGGTTCAGAGGCACAACCGATGGTGCTCGCATCGACTGGATTCTGGCGTCTCCCGGCTATTCGGTGGTCAGCGCCGACATTGTTCGCACAAACCGAGACGGTCGCTATCCATCCGACCATTTTCCCGTGACAGCACTGCTGCAGGGGTCCGACAGAGTAGCGGCCGTTGCCCCAGTGCGATTGCAGGACTTTTTTTGTCAGCGACGAAACGCTGCGGGCGAACGGGGCTTCGTTCGGATCGTCAGAACAGCCGCATCTGGCCCGATTTGGCGGCGGGAGGACGGAAAAGTTCGCAGTTCTGCGGCGGCATTTTTCCGTCCAGTCCGTGTCTCTGCCGGAACACGCGAAACATGCGGCTGA
- a CDS encoding class I SAM-dependent methyltransferase, with the protein MSSRGIARQLATAACDAGAPLSWFETLYSQADGDHSTVPWADMSVNPNLADWLSTHDFPTPGGSALVVGCGLGDDAEELARLGLKVTAFDISPTCIAWCKRRFPDSAVQYLRADLFDAPAAWTRAFDFVFEAYTLQVLPPELRKSAIRHIANFVGSAGTLLVITRARDEADDRGLMPWPLLRTELDRFVEHGLKEEHVEDFVEAEDPPVRRFRAVYKRHA; encoded by the coding sequence ATGAGTAGTCGCGGTATTGCCCGGCAACTTGCCACCGCAGCGTGCGACGCGGGAGCACCGCTGAGCTGGTTCGAGACACTGTACTCGCAGGCTGACGGCGACCACTCCACGGTCCCGTGGGCTGACATGTCGGTGAATCCCAATCTTGCCGACTGGCTCTCGACGCATGACTTCCCGACGCCGGGCGGATCGGCGCTGGTTGTGGGCTGCGGCCTGGGCGACGACGCTGAAGAACTGGCGCGACTCGGCCTGAAAGTCACCGCCTTCGATATCTCGCCGACGTGCATCGCGTGGTGCAAGCGACGCTTTCCCGACTCCGCTGTGCAGTATCTTCGGGCGGATCTGTTTGATGCTCCTGCCGCGTGGACGCGAGCGTTCGATTTCGTCTTCGAAGCCTACACACTTCAGGTGCTGCCGCCGGAGCTGCGGAAATCGGCCATCCGCCACATCGCGAATTTCGTGGGATCCGCGGGAACGCTGCTGGTCATCACCCGCGCGCGAGACGAAGCCGATGACCGCGGCCTGATGCCCTGGCCGCTGCTGCGGACGGAACTCGACCGGTTTGTCGAGCACGGACTGAAGGAGGAGCACGTCGAGGATTTCGTCGAAGCAGAAGACCCGCCCGTGCGCCGATTTCGCGCTGTTTACAAACGTCACGCATGA
- a CDS encoding methyltransferase domain-containing protein yields the protein MNADSSNASAPDERLQSAEFPLASKYHPDWVIANSMSGCATLWLAEWLLPAMKLEPGMRVLDLGCGRAVSSIFLAREFGVQVWATDLWINASENILRIRDAGLDGQVFPLHVDARALPFAAGFFDAIVCIDAYPYFGTDDLYLNYLAGFVKPEGRIGIAGAGLMQEFEALPAEFRESWTQDLWALHSAAWWRRHWERTGIVDIEVADSMPDGWKKWLDWQQTTHPENSSEINMLQADAGQRLGCVRVVGRRRADVTLEEYCSPDTMRSFPIDYKPLPVLRGGPHPQEPQGSHE from the coding sequence ATGAACGCTGATTCGTCAAACGCGTCCGCCCCTGATGAACGACTGCAGTCCGCGGAGTTTCCGCTCGCGTCGAAGTATCACCCGGACTGGGTGATCGCGAATTCAATGAGCGGATGCGCGACGCTGTGGCTGGCGGAATGGCTGCTTCCCGCCATGAAGCTGGAACCGGGCATGCGCGTCCTGGACCTTGGCTGCGGGCGAGCCGTCTCGTCGATCTTTCTGGCTCGGGAGTTTGGTGTCCAGGTGTGGGCAACGGATCTGTGGATCAACGCGTCGGAGAACATCCTTCGGATTCGAGACGCGGGGCTGGACGGGCAGGTCTTTCCACTGCACGTCGACGCCAGAGCACTGCCGTTCGCGGCCGGCTTCTTCGATGCGATCGTCTGCATCGATGCGTATCCGTATTTCGGAACGGACGATCTGTACCTGAACTACCTGGCCGGATTCGTGAAACCGGAGGGCCGAATTGGAATCGCGGGAGCCGGTCTGATGCAGGAATTCGAAGCCCTGCCCGCTGAATTCCGCGAGTCGTGGACTCAGGATCTGTGGGCTCTGCATTCCGCGGCGTGGTGGCGGCGTCACTGGGAACGAACGGGAATCGTCGACATCGAAGTGGCTGATTCCATGCCCGACGGCTGGAAGAAATGGCTCGACTGGCAGCAGACGACGCACCCGGAGAATTCGTCGGAAATCAACATGCTGCAAGCAGACGCGGGGCAGCGACTGGGCTGCGTGCGCGTCGTCGGTCGCCGCCGGGCCGACGTGACGCTCGAAGAATACTGTTCGCCCGATACGATGCGGTCGTTTCCGATCGACTACAAGCCGCTGCCGGTACTCCGCGGCGGTCCGCATCCACAGGAGCCACAGGGATCTCATGAGTGA
- a CDS encoding AAA family ATPase: MQIKIPKLSLVVLIGPSGSGKSTFARKHFLSTEVLSSDYFRGLVSDDENDKP, from the coding sequence ATGCAGATCAAGATTCCAAAACTCTCACTTGTCGTTCTCATCGGCCCCAGCGGGTCGGGTAAGAGTACGTTCGCACGGAAGCACTTTCTGTCGACCGAGGTGCTGTCGTCGGATTATTTTCGTGGACTCGTCAGTGACGACGAAAATGATAAGCCGTAG
- a CDS encoding pyridoxamine 5'-phosphate oxidase family protein, with product MDFEKTDRNRVRRIPDRGHYDRETIYGILDAGFLCHAGFVVDGQPFVIPTLYGRRGDTIYLHGSAASRMLNYLAGGVPVCLTVTHVDGLVLARSAFHHSMNFRSAVLYGTAVEVTGDEKVQGLFVISEQIIRGRWSEVREPVEKELKATSVLRMNVDSASAKVRTGPPNDDEEDYSLPVWAGVVPIAQTYGAAEPDARLADGIELSRSIQQLTDHRGPGRSGANE from the coding sequence ATGGACTTTGAAAAAACCGATCGCAACCGAGTCAGACGAATTCCCGATCGCGGCCACTATGATCGGGAGACCATCTACGGAATTCTGGATGCCGGCTTCCTGTGCCACGCCGGCTTTGTCGTGGACGGGCAGCCATTCGTCATTCCCACGCTGTACGGCAGGCGCGGCGACACGATCTATCTGCACGGATCGGCGGCCAGCCGCATGTTGAACTATCTGGCGGGAGGAGTTCCCGTGTGCCTGACGGTGACGCACGTCGACGGACTCGTGCTGGCTCGATCCGCGTTTCACCATTCGATGAATTTCCGGTCGGCCGTTCTGTACGGCACCGCTGTGGAAGTCACCGGCGACGAAAAGGTCCAGGGTCTGTTCGTGATTTCGGAACAGATCATCCGCGGTCGCTGGAGTGAAGTTCGCGAACCCGTCGAAAAGGAACTGAAGGCGACGTCGGTGCTGCGAATGAACGTCGACAGCGCCTCGGCGAAGGTCCGGACCGGTCCGCCGAATGATGATGAAGAAGACTACTCATTGCCGGTCTGGGCCGGTGTCGTTCCCATCGCTCAGACGTACGGTGCTGCGGAACCTGATGCCCGACTGGCCGACGGCATCGAACTTTCCCGCAGCATTCAGCAACTGACCGATCATCGCGGGCCCGGACGGAGCGGCGCGAATGAGTAG